In Natrinema amylolyticum, the following are encoded in one genomic region:
- the nhaC gene encoding Na+/H+ antiporter NhaC, with amino-acid sequence MTFDFTPTTVDDLDPERRPSYALALVPVLAVVAFLGIGSAVLGLAPHVPLLWSIVFVGSFGRFLGYRWTDLSDGISNGLLMGIQALLILFTIYALIATWVDAGTIPAMMYYGLELLTPRVFLPVTAILAAVVAFSIGSSWTTVGTLGVAFVGIGAGLGVPAPMTVGAVISGAYAGDKQSPLSDTTNLAAGVTNTPLYDHIRRMRTGTAVAFGLAVAGFAALGLRAGGEIPVGRVAEIQTALAGAYDLSVLVFLPLVVTFGLALYGYPALPTLVAGVFAGVFTSILVQGTGFVAAWEVFMNGTAPETGTDLVNELLATGGLTGSAWTITVVVAALSLGGLLEHTGVLAVLADRLSRGVRSSGGLIAGTGVSAILINALTAQQYMSIVMPGLTLRNLYEEFGLDSDELSRAVEAAGTPTGALIPWHAGGVFMATATGVPTLEYAPFYLFGFLSPLVLFAMALTGRGVPTTDRAERVQTAD; translated from the coding sequence ATGACATTCGACTTTACACCGACGACGGTCGACGATCTCGACCCGGAACGACGGCCATCGTACGCTCTCGCGCTCGTTCCGGTACTCGCAGTCGTCGCGTTTCTCGGCATCGGGTCAGCCGTGCTCGGGCTGGCCCCTCACGTACCCCTGCTCTGGAGCATCGTCTTCGTCGGTTCGTTCGGTCGCTTCCTCGGCTATCGCTGGACCGATCTCTCCGACGGTATCTCTAACGGCCTCCTGATGGGGATCCAGGCGCTGCTGATCCTCTTTACGATCTATGCACTGATCGCCACCTGGGTCGACGCCGGGACGATTCCGGCGATGATGTACTACGGCCTCGAGTTGCTCACGCCGCGGGTGTTCCTGCCCGTCACGGCGATCCTGGCGGCGGTCGTCGCGTTCTCGATCGGCTCCTCGTGGACGACGGTCGGGACGCTCGGCGTCGCGTTCGTCGGGATCGGCGCGGGACTCGGTGTCCCCGCGCCGATGACCGTCGGCGCAGTCATCTCGGGCGCCTACGCGGGCGACAAGCAGTCGCCGCTCTCGGACACGACCAACCTCGCGGCCGGCGTGACGAACACGCCGCTGTACGATCATATCCGCCGCATGCGAACGGGCACGGCCGTCGCGTTCGGGCTCGCAGTGGCCGGATTCGCCGCGCTCGGCCTCCGGGCGGGCGGCGAGATTCCGGTTGGCCGCGTGGCTGAAATCCAGACCGCGCTCGCGGGCGCGTACGATCTCTCTGTGCTCGTCTTCCTACCGCTCGTGGTCACCTTCGGCCTCGCGCTCTACGGCTACCCCGCGCTCCCGACGCTCGTGGCCGGTGTCTTCGCCGGGGTCTTCACTTCGATCCTGGTCCAGGGCACCGGCTTCGTCGCCGCCTGGGAGGTCTTCATGAACGGCACCGCACCCGAGACCGGGACCGATCTCGTGAACGAGCTCCTCGCGACCGGCGGCCTCACCGGGTCGGCCTGGACGATCACCGTCGTCGTCGCCGCGCTCTCGCTGGGCGGCCTCCTCGAGCACACCGGCGTGCTGGCGGTGCTCGCCGATCGGCTCTCGCGGGGCGTGCGCAGCTCCGGCGGCCTGATCGCCGGCACCGGTGTCTCGGCGATCCTCATCAACGCGCTGACCGCCCAGCAGTACATGAGCATCGTCATGCCCGGACTGACGCTGCGGAACCTCTACGAGGAGTTCGGCCTCGACAGCGACGAACTCTCCCGCGCCGTCGAAGCCGCCGGGACCCCCACCGGCGCGCTCATCCCGTGGCACGCCGGCGGCGTCTTCATGGCCACGGCGACCGGCGTCCCGACCCTCGAGTACGCGCCGTTCTACCTGTTCGGATTCCTGTCGCCGCTCGTGTTGTTCGCGATGGCGCTGACCGGCCGCGGCGTGCCGACGACCGACCGCGCCGAGCGGGTCCAGACGGCCGACTGA
- a CDS encoding AI-2E family transporter, giving the protein MDVRTTFLALLVAALCGLAALLVLPLVEYVLAACLLAVVLRPAYERLEPRVGPRLAGLACTGVAVVAGIVPLLLVSLVVLRTAASTLESLDTDQLIASGRDVARNDLGMADESVTALESTMRSELEGSIPDVAELTVARTVDIATTGMDVAVGVLVVVFLLYYLLVDGAAFVAWLREVAPLDTDVLDELFTSVHDVTWAVLRTHVFVAVVQGALGGVGLALLGVPYATTLGVVLVFAAFLPTIGVWLVWGPVTVAHAASSDPVRAAVLLGYGLAVLTVTDNYLRAYLVDRGSGLHPAMALLGVVGGVYLFGVVGLFVGPVVLATFKACVTVVDRLERAEPADAEPSIDREQTFAETE; this is encoded by the coding sequence ATGGACGTCCGAACGACGTTTCTCGCCCTCCTCGTCGCCGCCCTCTGCGGACTCGCCGCCCTGCTGGTCCTCCCGCTCGTGGAGTACGTGCTGGCGGCCTGTCTGCTCGCAGTCGTCCTCCGACCGGCCTACGAGCGACTCGAGCCGCGGGTCGGCCCACGCCTCGCCGGGCTCGCGTGTACCGGCGTCGCCGTCGTCGCCGGTATTGTTCCGCTGCTCCTCGTCTCGCTGGTCGTGCTCCGCACTGCCGCGTCGACCCTCGAGTCGCTCGATACCGACCAGCTCATCGCGTCCGGCCGCGACGTGGCTCGGAACGATCTGGGGATGGCCGACGAGTCGGTCACCGCGCTCGAGTCCACGATGCGATCGGAGCTCGAGGGATCGATTCCGGATGTCGCGGAACTGACGGTGGCCCGAACCGTCGATATCGCGACGACGGGGATGGACGTCGCGGTCGGGGTGCTCGTCGTCGTCTTTCTGCTGTACTATCTGTTGGTCGACGGTGCCGCGTTCGTGGCCTGGCTCCGCGAAGTCGCACCGCTCGATACCGACGTTCTCGACGAACTGTTCACATCGGTCCACGACGTCACCTGGGCAGTCCTCCGGACTCACGTGTTCGTCGCGGTCGTTCAGGGAGCGCTCGGCGGTGTGGGACTCGCACTGCTCGGCGTCCCGTACGCGACCACGCTGGGGGTCGTTCTCGTATTCGCCGCGTTTCTCCCGACGATCGGCGTCTGGCTCGTCTGGGGACCGGTCACCGTCGCCCACGCGGCCTCGAGCGATCCCGTTCGCGCCGCCGTCCTGTTGGGATACGGACTCGCGGTGCTCACCGTGACGGACAACTACCTGCGCGCGTACCTCGTCGACCGGGGATCGGGTTTACATCCGGCGATGGCCCTGCTGGGCGTCGTCGGTGGCGTCTATCTCTTCGGGGTGGTCGGACTGTTCGTCGGTCCCGTCGTCCTCGCGACGTTCAAAGCCTGCGTGACGGTCGTCGATCGGCTCGAGCGGGCCGAGCCGGCCGACGCCGAGCCTAGTATCGATCGCGAGCAGACGTTCGCCGAAACGGAGTGA
- a CDS encoding DUF302 domain-containing protein, protein MALPIDPTQIDPDDYGEHRAVLEMDHEDAIEHTREVFTEAGFGVPAEFSPSELLNEKVDADRDPYYVLGACNPEMADRVLDVTDRMGALFPCNVVVWEEEPGRQVVYHVSIMKIARLLGIAPDDGNWQEIVDETSEMVDEAYANL, encoded by the coding sequence ATGGCACTTCCCATCGACCCGACGCAGATCGATCCGGACGATTACGGCGAGCACCGCGCAGTGCTCGAGATGGACCACGAGGACGCCATCGAACACACCCGCGAGGTGTTCACCGAGGCGGGATTCGGCGTGCCGGCCGAGTTCTCGCCCTCGGAACTGTTAAACGAGAAGGTCGACGCGGACCGCGATCCCTACTACGTGCTCGGAGCCTGTAATCCCGAGATGGCGGATCGAGTGCTGGACGTGACCGACCGGATGGGGGCGCTGTTCCCGTGTAACGTCGTCGTCTGGGAGGAGGAGCCGGGCCGGCAGGTCGTCTACCACGTCTCGATCATGAAAATCGCACGTCTGCTCGGGATCGCTCCCGACGACGGGAACTGGCAGGAGATCGTCGACGAGACCAGCGAGATGGTCGACGAGGCGTACGCGAACCTCTGA
- a CDS encoding CPBP family glutamic-type intramembrane protease translates to MASESERRDEHWLRDRVRLSWVQQSLLLGAVLTILWMRVVPADLTRRVAVDAVLLIGGPLALALSQGKRIGWRIDRVAIRNSILLAVFVLPFYVVGSTLPTIRAFYPIWETSAAPAAFIPHAIKLFVLALAAETYYRGLLCVGVKRLGFVAVFISPVVYMLHHASKPPIEFVLSGPTDVLFGAIDYKSDSILPSVVAHGGGLVLLDWLVLHDPVFDPAIVVRFLEWLPVPV, encoded by the coding sequence GTGGCCTCCGAGTCGGAACGGCGCGACGAACACTGGCTCCGCGATCGCGTGAGACTCTCCTGGGTCCAGCAGTCGCTACTGCTCGGTGCCGTACTGACGATTCTGTGGATGCGAGTGGTGCCCGCGGATCTGACTCGACGGGTCGCCGTCGACGCCGTTCTCTTGATCGGGGGACCGCTCGCACTCGCGCTCTCGCAGGGCAAGCGGATCGGCTGGCGCATCGACCGCGTCGCGATCCGAAATTCGATCCTCCTGGCCGTCTTCGTGCTTCCGTTCTACGTCGTCGGCTCGACGCTGCCCACGATCCGCGCGTTCTACCCGATCTGGGAGACGTCGGCCGCGCCGGCGGCGTTTATCCCGCACGCGATCAAACTCTTCGTCCTCGCGCTGGCCGCCGAGACCTACTACCGCGGACTGCTCTGCGTCGGCGTCAAGCGCCTCGGCTTCGTCGCAGTGTTCATCAGTCCCGTCGTCTACATGCTCCACCACGCCTCGAAGCCGCCGATCGAGTTCGTGCTGTCGGGGCCGACTGACGTCCTGTTCGGTGCTATCGATTACAAGTCCGACTCCATTCTCCCCTCCGTCGTCGCCCACGGCGGCGGACTCGTCCTGCTCGACTGGCTCGTCCTCCACGACCCGGTGTTCGATCCGGCGATCGTGGTGCGATTCCTCGAGTGGCTGCCGGTCCCGGTGTAA
- a CDS encoding DUF5789 family protein, which produces MSDEDEDAEPAVSLGEHTPVEGAPLARVSSRLTWPKEKSEVDRLEGDAVIRTPDGPRELSTVLESVDETYFQRHQEFESHVRDVIGTGPIPTADE; this is translated from the coding sequence ATGAGCGACGAGGACGAGGATGCGGAGCCGGCAGTCTCGCTCGGAGAGCACACTCCCGTCGAGGGCGCACCGCTCGCCCGCGTGAGTTCGCGGCTGACCTGGCCCAAAGAGAAGAGCGAAGTGGACCGTCTCGAGGGGGACGCCGTCATCCGAACGCCCGACGGACCGCGGGAGCTCTCGACCGTCCTCGAGTCGGTCGACGAGACGTACTTTCAGCGCCATCAGGAGTTCGAGAGTCACGTCCGGGACGTGATCGGAACCGGACCGATTCCGACCGCCGACGAGTGA
- a CDS encoding DUF7139 domain-containing protein, translated as MTSLTEAYDGTAPGVTSRRLYAGTALVFVGALVAVVAVLVATTDLFGGYAVELSGEMSARFATVRAAGMLAGLSVPTVLVGVFVVLPASRRVQAAAAISASLCLLGVVLFWHAYPEHWRYGSDQLTLEVSAIYLLGLLPAIWCLFSAVATFKQRNDPGGNLEMNVTRHNKTVLEVDDSSEAGGLGGIGFLGGTPDGDVETQTNADAEGDATGTDGTSLSYAEDAADSRSSQRSAASSRRTGTTGRGSGSAPGRAAGAATSDGGSAARDITSPLESGDGRDAEIVESSAETPDEPTDRYCGNCEHFEYVRSSEGMVPYCARHETAMDDMDACEEWTPNRR; from the coding sequence ATGACAAGCCTGACGGAGGCCTACGACGGGACTGCACCGGGGGTGACGAGTCGCCGACTGTACGCGGGGACGGCGCTCGTATTCGTCGGTGCACTCGTGGCCGTCGTGGCCGTACTCGTGGCGACGACCGACCTCTTCGGAGGGTACGCGGTCGAACTCTCGGGGGAGATGTCCGCCCGATTCGCGACCGTCCGCGCCGCGGGCATGCTGGCCGGGCTCAGCGTCCCGACCGTCCTCGTCGGCGTCTTCGTCGTACTGCCGGCCAGTCGTCGCGTCCAGGCCGCGGCCGCGATCAGCGCGAGCCTCTGCCTGCTCGGAGTCGTGCTCTTCTGGCACGCCTACCCCGAACACTGGCGCTACGGCAGCGACCAACTCACGCTCGAGGTCTCCGCGATCTACCTGCTCGGGCTCTTGCCGGCGATCTGGTGTCTGTTTAGCGCCGTGGCCACGTTCAAACAGCGCAACGATCCCGGCGGCAATCTCGAGATGAACGTCACCCGTCACAACAAGACCGTCCTCGAAGTCGACGACTCGAGCGAGGCGGGCGGGCTGGGCGGCATCGGCTTCCTCGGCGGGACGCCGGACGGCGACGTCGAAACGCAGACCAACGCGGACGCCGAGGGCGACGCGACCGGCACCGACGGCACGTCGCTTTCGTACGCCGAAGACGCCGCGGATAGCCGGTCCTCCCAGCGATCGGCCGCTTCCTCGCGGCGTACCGGTACCACCGGACGCGGATCCGGCTCGGCTCCCGGTCGGGCCGCCGGCGCTGCGACCAGCGACGGGGGCTCCGCGGCGAGGGACATCACCTCGCCGCTCGAGTCCGGCGACGGCCGCGACGCGGAGATCGTCGAATCGTCGGCCGAAACGCCCGACGAGCCGACGGATCGCTACTGTGGCAACTGCGAGCACTTCGAGTACGTCCGCTCCTCGGAGGGGATGGTCCCCTACTGTGCCCGCCACGAAACGGCCATGGACGACATGGACGCCTGCGAGGAGTGGACGCCGAACCGGCGATAG
- a CDS encoding HalOD1 output domain-containing protein, producing the protein MPEELFSGRYTWSSTTPTVAIVNAIAGIEGVEPTDLSTVLGTTLYEQINPEALDTVVITGTHPEIAFSVDDYRVEIDGNELSITAPADA; encoded by the coding sequence ATGCCAGAGGAACTGTTTTCCGGTCGATACACCTGGTCGAGTACGACGCCGACCGTCGCCATCGTCAACGCTATCGCCGGCATCGAAGGCGTCGAGCCGACCGATCTGTCGACGGTACTCGGGACGACTCTGTACGAGCAGATCAATCCGGAGGCACTCGACACGGTCGTCATCACCGGGACGCATCCCGAAATAGCGTTTTCCGTCGACGACTATCGAGTCGAGATCGACGGCAACGAGCTGTCGATCACCGCTCCCGCCGACGCCTGA
- a CDS encoding metal-dependent hydrolase: MNKKGHVLNAVLLSIGLGYLLEPAGDLETFRTIVMIGVPVSLGALFPDVDTAFGKHRKTLHNLPILAGFLAFPYVFGNLEYVWIGVLTHYVLDIAGSKRGIALFYPVWKEEFGLPIGVAVSSERADLMMVVVTVAELLLVALVVFEIPQWGFEMGRRVLGI, encoded by the coding sequence ATGAACAAGAAGGGACACGTGCTGAATGCCGTCCTCTTGAGTATCGGACTCGGATATCTCCTCGAGCCGGCGGGCGATCTGGAGACGTTCAGAACGATCGTTATGATCGGCGTCCCGGTGTCGCTCGGCGCGCTCTTTCCGGACGTCGACACCGCGTTCGGGAAACACCGGAAGACGCTGCACAACCTGCCGATTCTGGCCGGGTTTCTCGCCTTCCCGTACGTGTTCGGTAACCTCGAGTACGTCTGGATCGGCGTGTTGACGCATTACGTCCTCGATATCGCGGGAAGCAAGCGCGGAATCGCGCTGTTCTATCCCGTCTGGAAGGAGGAGTTCGGCCTCCCGATCGGCGTCGCGGTCAGCAGCGAGCGCGCCGATCTGATGATGGTAGTCGTTACCGTCGCCGAACTCCTCCTCGTCGCGCTGGTCGTCTTCGAGATTCCCCAGTGGGGCTTCGAAATGGGACGGCGGGTGCTCGGGATCTAA
- a CDS encoding CinA family protein: MNDDIDRDLPMDVADALRDAEETLAVAESCTGGLIGAAITAVPGASDYFDSGLTTYAYDAKRRHLGVSREALDEHGAVSEPVAREMARGIRDVADVTWGISTTGVAGPTGGTDANPVGTVYIGISYAGPWGSEDSYSTVSRYVFDGDRAAVRAKTVERALEDLLAEIEAR, from the coding sequence ATGAACGACGACATCGACCGAGACCTGCCGATGGACGTCGCCGACGCGCTGCGCGACGCCGAGGAGACGCTGGCCGTCGCCGAATCCTGTACCGGCGGGCTGATCGGCGCGGCGATCACCGCGGTTCCGGGCGCGAGCGACTACTTCGATTCGGGCCTGACGACGTACGCCTACGACGCCAAGCGCCGCCACCTCGGGGTGAGCCGCGAGGCGCTCGACGAACACGGGGCGGTCTCCGAACCGGTCGCTCGCGAGATGGCACGAGGGATCAGAGACGTCGCGGACGTGACGTGGGGTATCTCGACGACCGGGGTCGCCGGCCCTACCGGCGGAACGGACGCGAATCCGGTCGGCACCGTCTACATCGGAATCTCCTACGCGGGGCCGTGGGGGTCCGAGGACTCGTACTCGACCGTCTCCCGCTACGTCTTCGACGGCGACCGGGCGGCCGTTCGCGCGAAGACCGTCGAGCGAGCGCTTGAGGACCTGCTCGCCGAGATCGAGGCGCGGTGA
- a CDS encoding pyridoxal phosphate-dependent aminotransferase: protein MNYETPLFFRVMEYADAADRDVIDMVSGNPDWEPPTALREGLREYADLEPDRFQYPPSEGLLELRKEIAARRGVDAEQIVVTNGAGEANYLAMARALERGSGDEILLTDPVYPYYPGKTTMLEGSQSYVATDDEGRLDPDDVRAAASEETAAIVVNTPNNPTGAVYPAETMRELVGLAEEYDAVLVSDEVYDHYDLSGQFSSALETDSPHRIVTNAFSKSMAITGVRVGYAIFPPELVDDAKSRHMLVNVATTRPGQYAVLRALRETGPDYYERNRDRLRERVETFTAALDAAGAEYTRPDGSFYVMARFDGYPGTLENVERLIDEAGVAGMPGEAFGSSRTEWLRFALVTPRVEAAAERLATYFG, encoded by the coding sequence ATGAACTACGAGACGCCGCTGTTCTTCCGCGTGATGGAGTACGCGGACGCGGCGGACCGCGACGTCATCGACATGGTCAGCGGAAACCCCGACTGGGAGCCCCCTACGGCGCTCCGCGAGGGCCTGAGGGAGTACGCCGACCTCGAGCCCGATCGGTTCCAGTACCCGCCCAGCGAGGGCTTGCTCGAATTGCGAAAGGAAATCGCCGCGCGCCGGGGCGTCGACGCCGAGCAGATCGTCGTCACGAACGGGGCCGGCGAGGCGAACTACCTCGCGATGGCGCGGGCCCTCGAGCGCGGGAGCGGCGACGAAATCCTCCTGACCGATCCGGTCTATCCCTACTACCCGGGGAAGACGACGATGCTCGAGGGGAGCCAGTCGTACGTCGCGACGGACGACGAGGGGCGACTGGACCCCGACGATGTCCGCGCGGCCGCGAGCGAGGAGACGGCCGCGATCGTCGTGAACACGCCGAACAATCCGACGGGCGCGGTCTACCCCGCCGAGACGATGCGGGAACTCGTCGGTCTCGCCGAGGAATACGACGCCGTCCTGGTCAGCGACGAGGTGTACGACCACTACGACCTCTCGGGACAGTTCTCGAGCGCGCTCGAGACCGATTCGCCACACCGGATCGTCACCAACGCGTTTTCGAAGTCGATGGCGATCACCGGCGTCCGCGTGGGATATGCGATCTTCCCGCCGGAACTCGTCGACGACGCCAAGAGCCGCCACATGCTGGTCAACGTCGCCACCACTCGCCCCGGTCAGTACGCGGTCCTGCGAGCCCTTCGCGAGACGGGGCCTGACTACTACGAACGCAACCGCGACCGCCTCCGCGAGCGCGTCGAGACGTTCACCGCCGCGCTCGACGCCGCCGGAGCGGAGTACACGCGCCCGGACGGCTCGTTCTACGTGATGGCGCGCTTCGACGGCTATCCGGGCACGCTCGAGAACGTCGAGCGGCTGATCGACGAGGCCGGCGTGGCCGGCATGCCCGGCGAGGCCTTCGGGAGTTCGCGGACGGAGTGGCTGCGGTTCGCGCTCGTCACGCCGCGCGTCGAAGCGGCGGCCGAGCGGTTAGCGACGTACTTCGGGTGA
- a CDS encoding ArsA family ATPase, with amino-acid sequence MSGIDVEPVDEEDETSGNSEDTHTIEVTPTDSVDDAEAEERETIDVEPSDEPIDGPDYVLYGGKGGVGKTTMAAATALDSARGGTRTLVVSTDPAHSLSDTFESEIPSEPGRIRDDIPLYAAEIDPEAAIEAGETPFGGAGGASSAGGGADDGSPFPGDDGGSSPFPGGEGADGGPLGGLGEMLGGDSPMDALFGGAMPGADEAAAMQLLLEYMDDERFERVIVDTAPTGHTLRLLQLPEIMDTMMGRLMKFRQRIGGMLDGVKGMFGGGDGPEDDSDLEDLEVLRERIERLRAALQDPARTDFRIVMVPEEMSVFESKRLRQQLEEFEIPVGTVVVNRVMEPLSNVTDDVDGQFLQPNLEDCEFCQRRWDVQQGALAEAQDLFRGTDVRRVPLFAEEVRGEGMLEVVAACLR; translated from the coding sequence ATGAGCGGCATCGACGTCGAGCCGGTCGACGAGGAAGACGAGACGAGCGGGAACAGCGAGGATACGCACACGATCGAGGTGACGCCGACGGACTCCGTCGACGACGCGGAGGCAGAGGAACGCGAGACCATCGACGTCGAGCCGTCGGACGAGCCGATCGACGGCCCCGACTACGTCCTCTACGGCGGGAAAGGCGGCGTCGGAAAGACGACGATGGCGGCCGCGACCGCCCTCGACAGCGCTCGCGGCGGCACCCGAACGCTGGTCGTCTCGACCGATCCGGCCCACTCGCTCTCGGACACGTTCGAGAGCGAGATCCCGTCCGAACCCGGCCGGATCCGCGACGATATCCCCCTCTACGCGGCCGAGATCGACCCCGAGGCCGCGATCGAAGCGGGAGAGACCCCCTTCGGCGGTGCGGGCGGTGCGAGCAGTGCGGGCGGCGGAGCGGACGATGGGTCGCCTTTCCCCGGCGACGACGGCGGTAGCTCCCCGTTCCCCGGTGGCGAGGGTGCCGATGGCGGCCCCCTCGGCGGTCTGGGCGAGATGCTCGGCGGCGACTCCCCGATGGACGCCCTCTTCGGCGGCGCGATGCCCGGGGCCGACGAGGCCGCCGCGATGCAACTCCTGCTCGAGTACATGGACGACGAGCGCTTCGAGCGCGTGATCGTCGACACGGCACCGACGGGACACACGCTCCGATTGCTACAACTCCCCGAGATCATGGACACGATGATGGGCCGACTGATGAAATTCCGCCAGCGCATCGGTGGGATGCTCGACGGTGTCAAGGGGATGTTCGGCGGCGGCGACGGCCCCGAGGACGACAGCGATCTCGAGGACTTAGAGGTCCTTCGCGAGCGAATCGAGCGCCTGCGAGCGGCCCTGCAGGATCCCGCGCGGACGGACTTCCGGATCGTCATGGTCCCCGAGGAGATGAGCGTCTTCGAATCGAAGCGGCTGCGCCAGCAACTCGAGGAGTTCGAGATCCCCGTCGGGACCGTCGTGGTCAACCGGGTGATGGAGCCGCTGTCGAACGTCACCGACGACGTCGACGGGCAGTTCCTGCAGCCGAACCTCGAGGACTGCGAGTTCTGCCAGCGCCGCTGGGACGTCCAGCAGGGCGCGCTGGCCGAGGCGCAGGACCTCTTTCGCGGCACCGACGTTCGACGGGTCCCCCTCTTCGCTGAGGAGGTCCGCGGCGAGGGCATGCTCGAGGTCGTCGCGGCCTGTCTGCGGTAG
- a CDS encoding universal stress protein: MYRVLLPVDDSESRSRAQASAVSDLPEAATAVSVDVLHVREEGAGTDAEWAAGGFTEEYAAEMERVTDDEALPASVEAAVDALEATDLEWTLRTATGDPAETILEAAAEYDSDVIVIGVRNRSPVGKVLFGSVAQAVILDSDRPVTVVPEN, translated from the coding sequence ATGTACCGCGTTCTACTCCCGGTCGACGACAGCGAATCGCGGTCGCGGGCGCAAGCGAGCGCCGTCAGCGACCTCCCGGAGGCGGCGACCGCCGTCTCGGTCGACGTGCTTCACGTCCGCGAGGAGGGGGCCGGAACGGACGCCGAGTGGGCGGCCGGCGGGTTCACCGAGGAGTACGCCGCCGAGATGGAGCGAGTGACCGACGACGAGGCCCTCCCCGCGTCGGTCGAGGCGGCGGTCGACGCGCTCGAGGCGACCGACCTCGAGTGGACGCTGCGGACGGCGACCGGCGACCCCGCAGAGACGATCCTCGAGGCGGCGGCAGAGTACGACAGCGACGTGATCGTCATCGGCGTCCGGAACCGGTCACCGGTCGGCAAGGTACTCTTCGGGAGCGTCGCCCAGGCCGTGATACTCGACAGCGATCGGCCGGTAACCGTCGTTCCGGAGAACTGA
- a CDS encoding tautomerase family protein has protein sequence MPLLQFDTTLSLSDEEKTDLADRVTELYTDEMATTAGHVAVSIRERGAADLHLGRAVDGPLLFLDAEIRRGRSFERKRAFGLATMEYVGDRFDVPEENMKVVFTEHPGESMIGVDRVGGEWDGESDDSA, from the coding sequence ATGCCGCTGTTGCAGTTCGATACGACGCTGTCGCTGTCGGACGAGGAAAAGACCGATCTCGCCGACCGAGTAACGGAACTGTACACGGACGAGATGGCGACGACGGCGGGCCACGTCGCCGTCTCGATCAGGGAGCGCGGGGCGGCCGACCTCCACCTCGGGCGCGCCGTCGACGGTCCCTTGCTCTTTCTCGACGCTGAGATCCGCCGGGGTCGGTCGTTCGAGCGGAAACGCGCGTTCGGACTCGCGACGATGGAGTACGTCGGGGACCGCTTCGACGTCCCCGAGGAGAACATGAAGGTCGTCTTCACCGAACACCCCGGCGAGTCGATGATTGGCGTCGACCGCGTCGGCGGCGAGTGGGACGGCGAGAGCGACGATTCCGCGTAG